Proteins co-encoded in one Sphingomonas carotinifaciens genomic window:
- a CDS encoding I78 family peptidase inhibitor, which produces MKAGAFLADGDMMITANTIGKLTALLGLAGLGACASTGSSAPQPTVCRPASATTLVGKDAPDDATILQSTGSSVVRRIAPGDPTTKDYRQERVTVTIAEGRVVAASCG; this is translated from the coding sequence ATGAAAGCCGGGGCATTTCTTGCGGATGGAGATATGATGATCACGGCGAACACGATCGGGAAGCTGACTGCCCTGCTGGGCCTGGCTGGACTTGGCGCCTGCGCGTCGACCGGCAGCAGCGCGCCGCAACCCACCGTCTGTCGGCCGGCGAGTGCCACAACACTTGTCGGCAAGGATGCACCCGATGATGCCACCATTCTGCAAAGCACGGGTAGCTCGGTCGTCAGGCGCATCGCTCCGGGTGATCCAACCACGAAGGATTACCGCCAGGAGCGCGTCACGGTGACAATCGCAGAGGGCCGGGTCGTGGCAGCGTCCTGTGGATGA
- a CDS encoding aldo/keto reductase family oxidoreductase, with protein sequence MTMIDQAGTYSFAGRDAKRLGYGAMQLAGPGVFGPPRDHDAALAVLRAAVKAGVNHIDTSDFYGPHVTNRLIREALAPYPQDLLIVTKIGARRGDDASWLPAFEADELARAVDDNLKNLGLEALDVVNLRLMFDVHGPAEGSLATPLKAVADLQRQGLVRHIGLSNVTPTQVEEARGIAEIVCVQNQYNLAHRDDDAFIDALAAEGVAYVPFFPLGGFSPLQSATLSGVAARLEATPMQVALAWLLQRSPNILLIPGTSSVAHLHENLAAASLTLPEDAVAQLDAIGG encoded by the coding sequence ATGACGATGATCGATCAGGCAGGCACCTACTCCTTCGCCGGGCGCGACGCGAAGCGGCTCGGCTACGGCGCGATGCAGCTTGCGGGTCCCGGCGTGTTCGGACCGCCGCGCGACCACGATGCTGCGCTGGCCGTCTTGCGCGCAGCCGTAAAGGCGGGCGTCAACCACATCGACACCAGCGACTTTTACGGCCCGCACGTCACCAACCGGCTGATCCGCGAGGCGCTGGCACCCTACCCCCAAGACCTGCTGATCGTGACCAAGATCGGCGCACGTCGCGGCGACGATGCGTCATGGCTACCGGCGTTCGAAGCGGACGAACTGGCGCGCGCCGTCGATGACAATCTGAAGAACCTCGGGCTGGAGGCACTCGACGTCGTCAACCTGCGCCTGATGTTCGATGTCCACGGGCCAGCGGAAGGATCGCTCGCCACGCCGCTGAAGGCGGTGGCGGACCTCCAGCGCCAGGGGCTGGTGCGGCACATCGGCCTCAGCAACGTCACGCCGACGCAAGTCGAGGAAGCCCGGGGCATCGCCGAGATCGTCTGCGTCCAGAACCAGTACAACCTTGCCCACCGCGACGACGACGCCTTCATCGACGCGCTGGCGGCGGAAGGTGTCGCCTATGTGCCCTTCTTCCCGCTCGGCGGGTTCAGCCCGCTCCAGTCGGCGACGCTCTCCGGCGTGGCGGCACGGCTTGAGGCGACGCCGATGCAGGTGGCGCTCGCCTGGCTGCTCCAGCGCTCGCCCAATATCCTGCTGATCCCGGGTACGTCGTCGGTCGCGCATCTCCATGAAAACCTCGCCGCGGCATCACTTACGCTACCCGAAGACGCGGTGGCGCAACTCGACGCGATCGGCGGTTAA
- a CDS encoding LysR family transcriptional regulator: protein MKADLGDLNAFLAVAQARGFRDAARACGASASTLSDAVRRLETRLGVRLLHRTTRSVVPTEAGMRLIERLAPALGEVEAALDVVNLFRDRPAGTLRLNVPVSAAKLVLPSILPGFLAAYPDIQVEIVAEDGFVDMVASGCDAGIRYDERLEQDMIAVPIGPRIQRFATAAAPGYLDVRGRPSHPRELLDHACLRGRFTSGALTSPWEFEHNGEVVRVEPQGPLIASVSGAIDLLVDVAVAGGGIIYLFEDWLAPALKGGALEPVLPDWWQSFSGPFLYYSGRRLVPPPLRAFLEFIRTRNPCIDPAQRGNTSQPSSTKGQ from the coding sequence ATGAAAGCGGACCTTGGCGATCTGAACGCGTTCCTGGCGGTCGCGCAGGCGCGCGGATTTCGTGATGCGGCGCGTGCCTGTGGAGCCAGTGCCTCGACGCTGAGCGACGCGGTGCGGCGGCTGGAGACGCGGCTGGGTGTCCGGCTGCTCCATCGCACCACGCGCAGTGTCGTGCCGACCGAGGCGGGTATGCGGCTGATCGAACGGCTGGCGCCGGCGCTGGGTGAGGTCGAGGCGGCGCTCGACGTCGTCAACCTGTTCCGCGACCGGCCGGCGGGCACGCTCAGGCTCAATGTGCCGGTCAGCGCGGCCAAGCTGGTGCTGCCGTCGATCCTGCCCGGCTTCCTCGCCGCTTATCCCGACATTCAGGTTGAGATCGTTGCCGAGGATGGTTTTGTCGACATGGTGGCGTCGGGCTGTGACGCCGGTATCCGTTACGACGAGCGGCTGGAGCAGGACATGATCGCCGTACCGATCGGCCCACGCATCCAGCGCTTCGCGACTGCGGCAGCACCCGGTTATCTCGACGTGCGGGGGCGCCCGAGCCACCCACGCGAACTGCTGGACCATGCCTGCCTTCGCGGGCGGTTCACCAGTGGCGCGCTCACCAGTCCATGGGAGTTCGAGCACAACGGCGAAGTCGTGCGGGTCGAGCCGCAAGGGCCATTGATCGCCAGCGTCTCAGGTGCCATCGATCTCCTCGTTGATGTCGCGGTCGCGGGCGGCGGGATCATCTATCTGTTCGAGGACTGGCTCGCGCCAGCGCTGAAGGGCGGTGCGCTCGAACCGGTGCTGCCGGACTGGTGGCAGTCCTTCTCCGGCCCGTTTCTATATTATTCCGGCCGCCGCCTGGTGCCGCCACCGCTGCGTGCCTTTCTGGAATTTATCCGCACGCGAAATCCATGCATCGATCCTGCGCAGCGTGGAAACACTTCGCAGCCGAGTTCGACGAAAGGGCAGTAA
- a CDS encoding GntR family transcriptional regulator encodes MDPHTRSGHQPQYLAIAEALASDIQGGQLAEGTRLPPQPAPAKTLGVDLTTVTRAYGKVQRLELIEGNWRRGRSVRCKAAADPAAVPFAARERVFIGYAEICCGWRGYRTRLVLITASRAHPATCYRR; translated from the coding sequence CTGGACCCCCACACTCGATCAGGTCATCAGCCCCAATATCTCGCCATCGCGGAGGCGCTGGCCAGCGATATCCAGGGCGGGCAACTGGCCGAAGGAACGCGCCTGCCGCCGCAGCCTGCACCGGCCAAGACGCTGGGGGTCGATCTGACCACCGTGACCCGCGCCTATGGGAAGGTCCAGCGCCTCGAGCTTATCGAAGGCAATTGGCGACGCGGCCGTTCCGTGCGCTGCAAGGCGGCGGCCGACCCCGCCGCCGTCCCGTTCGCCGCGCGCGAACGGGTGTTCATCGGCTATGCCGAGATCTGTTGCGGATGGCGGGGCTACCGCACGCGTCTGGTGCTGATTACCGCGTCGCGCGCCCATCCCGCGACGTGCTACCGAAGATGA
- a CDS encoding DUF983 domain-containing protein, whose product MLSCVMMTSVITVSAPNDGPAFFSLRIVAFIVVWIQGAFEAPWWVHLLTSLPLMLAGCLVPLRPIKGWLVVSQYMNRAQEAGTGGLRAKLHGREAVVCRMRLCAKLAGRTILGRYASRLPRWSGAEAG is encoded by the coding sequence ATGCTGTCATGTGTCATGATGACGTCGGTCATCACGGTATCGGCACCGAATGATGGACCAGCGTTCTTCTCGCTCCGTATCGTCGCATTTATCGTCGTCTGGATCCAAGGAGCGTTTGAGGCCCCATGGTGGGTTCATCTGCTGACCTCCCTCCCCCTCATGCTCGCCGGTTGCCTGGTGCCGTTGCGTCCGATCAAGGGCTGGCTCGTCGTCTCGCAATACATGAACCGTGCACAGGAGGCAGGGACCGGAGGTCTCCGGGCCAAATTGCACGGCCGCGAGGCGGTCGTGTGCAGGATGCGCCTCTGTGCAAAGCTGGCGGGGCGGACAATTTTGGGGAGGTACGCCTCGCGCTTGCCACGTTGGAGCGGAGCGGAGGCCGGTTGA
- a CDS encoding NPCBM/NEW2 domain-containing protein, which produces MIGLALILAPGIAQAQPADPLAPTGRWTANTDGQAATPPMGWNSWNAFFTDMDEEKVLASAQKIVSSGLAAKGYRYINLDEGWWEKRREDGRMLVRTEKFPSARTDDGSTSFRPFTDRLHAMGLKAGLYSDLGRNTCAQAYMPDEPNLPRGNVREVGLYGHIDRDIGLYFGEWGFDYIKIDGCGLRAYGPDSALVKSGRYRELDPILDLRDVNKSDIPAVRDLFEQVKVALARHASDGDYLLSLCIWGSANVRSWGKDVGNISRTSDDIAPRWDALLTNFDTAATRALYAHPGSWNDPDMLFIGKGDFDENHLVEAQSHFALWAMLNAPLLIGTDLRKTPPLLMDVFGNDRLIAINQDKGGHQAVVADRQGDIQTLVKTLANGDKAVAILNRGSTPQDATLNAAQLKFRNDAPVRLVDLWKGTAVDFTGERSFRLAPHQTLVFRAKGARSLTDGMYLSELPGVVNPAVDGVVRPKPDPTIDPPIYAGWDGAQADRTPYGRGLQVAGRHFVNGIGILSNSRLEVKNQHYRRLTVSVGVDNSATDAKRPVTFVIYGDGRPLARSAALRRGDAAQDLAVNTSGVKLLELVARSEGTDNEALPVTWGDAAFRR; this is translated from the coding sequence ATGATCGGACTTGCTCTAATACTGGCCCCCGGCATCGCCCAGGCGCAACCCGCCGATCCGCTGGCCCCGACAGGCAGATGGACCGCGAACACCGATGGGCAGGCCGCGACGCCGCCAATGGGATGGAATTCGTGGAACGCGTTCTTCACCGACATGGACGAGGAGAAAGTCCTTGCCTCGGCTCAGAAGATCGTCAGCAGCGGGCTTGCCGCCAAGGGCTATCGCTACATCAACCTGGACGAGGGCTGGTGGGAAAAGCGCCGGGAAGATGGCCGGATGCTCGTCCGCACCGAGAAGTTTCCCTCCGCCCGTACCGACGATGGCAGCACATCGTTCCGCCCGTTCACGGACCGATTGCACGCGATGGGATTAAAGGCCGGGCTTTACAGTGATCTGGGCCGCAACACGTGCGCCCAGGCCTATATGCCGGATGAACCGAACCTTCCCCGCGGCAATGTGCGGGAGGTCGGGCTGTACGGCCATATCGACCGTGACATCGGACTGTATTTCGGCGAATGGGGCTTCGATTACATCAAGATCGATGGCTGCGGCCTGCGCGCCTATGGCCCAGACAGTGCCCTGGTGAAATCCGGTCGCTACCGAGAGCTCGACCCCATTCTCGACCTTCGCGATGTCAACAAGTCCGACATTCCTGCCGTGCGCGACCTGTTCGAGCAGGTAAAGGTGGCACTGGCCCGGCATGCGTCCGACGGTGACTATCTGCTGTCGCTGTGCATCTGGGGCTCGGCCAATGTACGATCCTGGGGCAAGGATGTCGGCAATATCTCGCGGACGAGCGATGATATCGCTCCGCGCTGGGATGCGCTGCTCACCAACTTCGATACGGCCGCCACGCGCGCGCTGTATGCGCATCCCGGCTCCTGGAACGATCCCGACATGCTGTTCATCGGCAAGGGTGATTTCGACGAAAATCATCTGGTCGAAGCACAGTCGCATTTCGCGCTTTGGGCGATGCTCAACGCACCGCTTCTGATCGGTACGGATCTTCGCAAGACGCCGCCTTTGCTGATGGACGTTTTCGGCAATGACCGCCTGATCGCGATCAATCAGGATAAGGGCGGTCATCAGGCGGTCGTCGCCGATCGTCAGGGCGACATCCAGACGCTGGTGAAGACGCTGGCTAATGGTGACAAGGCGGTAGCAATTCTCAATCGCGGATCCACGCCACAGGATGCCACGCTGAACGCCGCGCAGTTGAAGTTCCGGAACGATGCGCCCGTGCGATTGGTCGATTTATGGAAGGGGACCGCGGTCGACTTTACGGGCGAGCGGAGCTTCCGCCTTGCGCCGCATCAGACCCTCGTCTTCCGCGCCAAAGGTGCCCGTAGCCTGACGGACGGCATGTATCTGTCGGAACTGCCCGGCGTCGTGAACCCGGCTGTCGATGGCGTTGTTCGACCCAAACCCGATCCTACGATAGATCCGCCCATCTATGCCGGTTGGGACGGGGCCCAGGCGGACCGCACACCCTATGGCCGCGGGTTGCAGGTCGCCGGGCGGCACTTTGTCAACGGTATCGGTATTCTCTCCAATTCCCGCCTGGAGGTAAAGAACCAGCACTACCGGCGGCTGACCGTTTCCGTGGGGGTCGATAACTCCGCAACCGACGCGAAGCGCCCTGTCACCTTCGTCATCTACGGCGATGGGCGCCCGTTAGCCAGGAGCGCAGCGCTGCGTCGAGGAGATGCGGCGCAAGACTTGGCGGTGAACACGTCGGGCGTGAAGCTTCTCGAACTCGTCGCCCGTTCTGAGGGCACGGACAATGAAGCGCTGCCGGTAACTTGGGGTGATGCGGCATTTCGACGTTGA